Within the Eucalyptus grandis isolate ANBG69807.140 chromosome 1, ASM1654582v1, whole genome shotgun sequence genome, the region TCAACCGTCAAGGAATGTTTGTGCGCTCAAGGTTCGAGGTGTGACAAATAGCATATTGTCATGTTTACTCTCCGAATTTTCAGCTCTTCTGATCAAATCTAGTTCCTTGATGTACATCACAATGAATTCTACTCAATGAAAAGTCACCAAATCCCTAAATTGCAAGAGGTTTAGGCTAAGCCAccatcttctccatctcaaAGGCTTTCCATCTTAAGTATAAGCATGTCAAGGCCTAGGACATACGttaagggcatgtttggtaataTCCCTGGGAgccaaaaaagaacataaatctatttaataaatttttattctcgggaatagatttggaacaaaatcaagaaacagaaaaatgttgccttttgttttcgggaacaattcttagaatcaattctaatttttttttcttttatcttctcttttcgctatttttattctttctctttccatgtcttcttcttcctcttggtcGGTCgacggccttggccatggccgacaaCCGACCAGATAAGAGCCCGCAACCTCACCAGAGCGTTACCAGGGGCCATGGCGTGGCTTGGTCTCGTCGGGCCACCTTTAGGTTGGAGTTGCCTTGCGGTGGCTCAACGAGGCTTGCTGggcaagcttggcctcgccagatctgggcaaggctgACCTCGctcagccaaggcgaggtcgagcctcgcacAGCCATGACGAAACTTAGCCTTGCTAGTCAGcatgaggctcggcctcgctaggctAGGGAGAGGCTTGACCCCCCTCAAACTTGGCGAGGCTGAGGCTCGCCTTGGCCAAGTGagcctccagcgagctcgccaAACCTTTCCCATTGTGGCCAACGACTGGCTACAAagaaggagggagaaggagaagaagagaaagataaaaggaaaaaaggaaaaaaggaaaaaataagaaaaatataataaaaattaaaagaaaaaaaaattaagaattctatcaaatgcatttctatccctataataaaaattttggacaattatcaagTGTgttttttgcttagaaattgttttttttttttttttttggtaattcagGGAACCCCGTAAGCCGACAGTCGACGAGCAAACCCTAGGGGGAGCGACTGCAAGACCCATCACCACAGTACTCTAGGTAAGAATCCCTACGATGCCtatgggattcgaactcctcccctttgtgagggggagagagcccaaggCAGTTGTGCCGCTGCGGGCGTGGTTTTGCTTTGAAATTGATTCCGAGAATAAGGGTGGACAATTAGGTAGAGCAGCGGATGCTGTAGCAATTAGCATTTTGTATAGAGGTTATTATGTCGGCAATAGTGTCCCTACCCACTCTCATACCATGCTCGCACATGGGAGTTTGCTATTTGACAAATAAGCCATGGCATACACTTCCTCCCTAATTGGACTTTTAAGGTGGCTCCCCGCTTAACCGTGTAGCGGAATTGAAATTCTAGATATGCCGCCAGACGGAAAACCTATGGAGCACTTTAGTTTCATCCTTTTACATTGTACATGCCCTCAATTGATGGGGCCGATTGCAGATGAAAATAGagcaataatttataattctttgATATTAAGATGCACGAACCATTtccaattaaaaattattttcggaaagaaaatcTTTATCAAACACGCCCTAAGCCTAATGATATTACTCTAGCGAAGTCCTCATGAAAGCAAGGTTCTATACCTCTCTTTGAGATTAATATGTCATACATTGCCTTTGATTGTTTCAATTTTGAATATAGAGTAGTGAAAAAATGATGCAACACATTAAtgggaaaaaattatcaaaaaagtcataaacattttataattgtactaatttagtaataatttttttaatcgagtcctaaaccttttaaatttgtaccaattcagttcatccagctaacatgaataattttttaccagCCAGTATTGACATAGATGTTGGCCGTCATATGTGGTACCATCGGCattaatgtgaataatttttaataatattttaatatttgttaatttttttcttttacttttatttctctctcttgttcttttccccttcacttccttcttcctttgtaGGCTAGAGGCAAGGCCAGCAATGTCCCTCGCTGGCTTTGGGCATGCTTGGCCATGGTTAGGTGAGACTCAACCtcactaaaaatatttaaaaaagaaaaaaatttgaagaaaatattattaaatattgttCACGTTAATGCCATTCGCGTCCCGTAGGATAGCCAATGTCGACACCATTGCTAACTAGCCGAAATTGActtgatggattgaattgacattaatacaaaatgtttataactctATAtgcaaacaaataaataaataaataaataagttgtatgaccaaattgacataattacaataggtttaagatttttaaaaaaaatagtggaCAAGATATTAGGTATGTGTCAGTAATGAATGTAAAGGAAAATTACTAAGCAAATAAAAGGGCAATTATCTAAAGTTGTGGAACAGGCCATCTCGGGTGCAGTTGGGAAgatcatcacaaaccaacacgATCGGAATAGGAATTAGGGACAAGGTGACAAAACATGAGAAGGAGCGCATTTCTGCATCGAGGATGGCCAATCGCAGTCAATACCATAATATCTCGGTTGTATGGAAACTCTATGAAGTACGTGCCTAACTATTTTGAGTAAGGACAATCGAAAAAGATGTTCATCCTATTTCCGGATCCTTATTTCACAGAGAAAAATTACCATCGCAGGGCAATCACTGATTAGCCCTCCCTTGTTAGATGGGGTCCACTCCGACTGCTGCTGGCATAATATTCGCTATCATAGATGAtgttgaagaacttgaagagtTGGATGAAGGGCTGTTTAGGAAACCACCCCCAGTTGAAGGCACTCGCGGAGGAAGAATTCGAGAATGATCCTGTGGTGAAGCTATTGACTAGAGCGACCAAGGAAGGCCGGAAGGTTGCCAGGAACGGTGGGCAGGCATTTTAAGCAGCATACAGACGCATTGGCCCATCTCTATGACAGAAATCGACTAATGGCTCTATGCCTGTGTACTAGCGGAAATTTCAAGCGGTAAGTTACTTATGTAGCTTTTCATAACTGTCCTTTGGAGCTCACAGTATCGAATTTGTTAGGGTTGCTGTCACATGAAACACCTCGTGAGTTAGGAGtatcagaaattttggaaggGGTTCATGAGTTAGGGTATTCAAGATTCAGTTCATGGTCCTTATTTTTGCCCTCCCTGAGCAAATTATGCGAAAGCCAGATGGTTAGTCTTATATCATACATCTGAAAGCAGATTATAGTCGCGGTAATCTCCCAAATTACTTGAGCGATTTTTCATGTCATGGAAGGTTTTGAGGGGCGATTGTGATGTTTGAAGGCCAATCATAATGTCCAAGATGGAGGCAGTAAAGAAGGAACCATCATTATCAATCTATTCACAAAGTTCATCCTTCTTTAATGGGTTCATGCCTTGAACCGGAGAATTTTCCATTATTAGAGAAGCACAAACGCATCCCAACTTTTATTCCATCATACTTAGCACTCAGACGCACGGTGACATACTATGCTTCCATTAGAAACCCACACTTAAGGAAACGAATGGCCAAAGGCGTCCATTCAGGCAGAGGCCAGTGCAGCAACTCGTTGGGCGTCGAGCGTCTTCTCATACTCCTCAAGGGACTTGAAGAGCTCCGAGAAGTTGCCCTTCCCAAACCCTCCGCACGCGCCCTTCTGATACAATTTTCCGTGATCGTCTGTGAGCATGCACCCCACTCTCTGTATGATCTCTATGAATATGGTTGGCCTGCACATTACGGCAGCAAGAGAAAACCGATGAACCACATCAAGGGAGGACCAACAGATACTTTAGCCTTAGAAAAGATCCATGTCATGTACCATTACTCAAGTTCATCCTCACTTAAAACGGTAAATAAATGGCGATTCTGGGCTCCCGATGTCAAGTTAGAGTAGCAAATTCGACCgaaaatccaagaaaaaagTTAGGACTTTGAGTAACTTGGGTAACTAATATAACTGAGGGACAATTCTATGAAGTGCATGCATTTCACGGTTATTCCTATCTaaagtgtcataaaaaaatttcgatagACGATCGTAGCCAAAAGAGAGAGCCTGCATGAAATAGATCACGTACCTATCACCCACAGGCTTAGTGAATATCTGGAGCAGTGTCCCCTCGTCGTCCCTGTCCACCATAATCCCCAGCTCCTTGCACTCCTTGATCTGCTCGTCCGTCAACACGTCCCCTACTCGGCCCTTCAGGTTCCGGTAATACGTGGGCGGCGGTGGTGGCATGAACTCGAACCCACCAACGGCGCTCTGCTTCCTCATCTCCTTCAGCGTCCAGAAGATGTCCTCGCTCATCAGCGCCAGATGCTGCACCCCCGGGCCCTCGTTGTGCTCCAGGTATGTCTGGATTGGGCTCCTCCTCTTCGTCCCGAACACTGGCTCGGTCGTCGGCAggaggaccgtctcatcgttgTTCGCCAGCGTGACCGAGTTGAGCCCACTCTCATCAGTCCCGATGTCGTCCTTGGTGAACTCAGCGAACTCATGGAAGCCGGTGAACCTCTTCAAGTATGAGACCACCGGGCTGAGCTTATGGACGCTCCCGACGACATGGTCGAGCCTCCGGATTCCAAAGTCTAGCGGGAAGGAGGAGACCTCGTCCAACGGCTTGAACCGAGGCAGGAACCAGGAGTCTGGAGAGGAGTTGTTGCGATTGGAGGCCGGGGTTTTGTAGCTGACATAGCGGAGAACGACGTCACCATAAAGGTGGACCTCAGCGATGGTGGCGGCGCCATCGAGGACGACCGGCGGGGAGACTGGCCTTGCACCATGGGTGATGCTAATGTGGAAGGCACCGGCGGCATCCTCAACCTCGACGGCGATGGCACGGACGCCTAGCCCGTGCTTGGTAGCAAAGGCGACACAGGCGGAATAGGAAAATGAGGGGAGGGATGCCATGGAGGAGGGTTCGAGGCCGTCAGAGGTGGCAATGGATGGGGAATAGGGAGCAGTGAAGAGGAGGCAGAGGTCGCCAGAGCGGCAGAGATAGGAGGCATGAGTGGCGTTGCCAGTGGAGAGGTCGGACTTTGCGACAACAGGCATGCCAAGGCCCCAAGAGAAGCGGCGAGAGGCGCTGGTGGCGTCGGTGCACCAGAACTCGACGTGGTGGAAGTGGCGGGCAGGGAAGCGGTCGGACCGGGGGTTGGACCCGACAAAGTTGGAGAAGCCGACGAGCTTGAAGTCGTCGGAGCCGTTAGTAACGCCGTCGTTTTGCTTGCCCATGGTTTTGCGGAAGCGAGGGTCGGTGGATTTGGTTTGTAAATGGCATCCGTGACCAGGAGCGGGGTGGGACTGTGAATATATGAAGGGGCAGGGGAGGGGAGAGCGAGTGTCGGGAAGACCCTCGTGAAAAACATCGAGGTTGGActagagctaaatgggtttaAGCAGAGAGGTTCTGAACTTAATTAAAATATCTAGACTAAGCCTGCAAAAGCGCAAAGTTTGGCCAAGCCCATTAAATACCCTACATGCCCTAAAATCACCTGGAGAGCTCATGGTCAGTGCCAAACTAGGAAAGATTACAATGTTTCATCAAAATTGGAGGGAATAACGTTATTATCcttggatattttaattatatggaAATAATGAGAGGacaatatcttcttcttcttttttatgacgAGAGAGCTAATATGTTGACTTAGCCATAGCCTCCCTCCTGTtttggcgaggccggcgaccccACAGAACATAGCTTACTCCCCACCAACGGTGGGGCGGCGGCCAGCCAGCCCTCCTGcctgtatttctttttcttttcttaaaacttttagttttcttgaacttttaatataatttaactaaaatttaggTTACAATTGTCTTTGGATGAAAATGTCGTTGATCAGCAAGAAATTTTAGCCGGTTGACGACATTAAACCCTAATTTGAAACTATCATGGtcacttcaaattcttatttaagaaaatgtgGACACTTCAGGTTCTTATTTTGGACGTTTTCCTTAAGATTGACAAAGACTATTTGCAAAACATCTTTgaaataagggttaataccctgaaaaaccctaacactagtacatttgtgacaaatttacccaaaactatttttttgactataaaaaatcctaaaccagtacatatgtgacaaatttacctcgactgaccataaaaaaccctaaatttgtacatttataacaaacttaccccaaactaatttattcgatcataaaaaacctcaaactggtaaatttgtgacaattataccctccgctaaattggataaATACTACAAaagaatcacaaaaattgtaaactgtgacagacgaagtgtaaaatctcaaatttagtATACTAGTTaattatcacgtgtcatttaacttaattaaaatttaacgaaaactgacataaggtaaatttgtcataagtatatcaatttagggtaaatttgtcaaaggtataccagtttgggatttttagtgatcaaaaaaatagtttggagtaaatttgtcacaagtgtaccagtttagggttttttagggtattaacccttgaaataaagagaaaaagtacTGAAATGCGTAAAAATAATGTAGCGTAAACAATTCTCCATACACAAAATCTTTGATTAGTAAGAATGAAATGTTAGTTGGATTTTTAATTGTcataatagattagtggcgactccaaaataattcaaattgcatgtttaaagaTACATAATTCAAATTCCAAAGTTGCGATTAATATAAGCTAGGAGTCCGCACTAGACAATGTACCATCTCTTTAACGAGTAACCATTTATCCCCATTTATGCCCGCctagtaatccattagctttCTATGGTGATTCATTGTTGGAAGGTCGCAACAAGACCAAGTAAGACACAGCGGAGATAGAATTTGCCGAGTGTTGAGAGTTCCTAGTCTGACGGGTATGGAGATAGAATTTGCCGCGTGTTGAGAGTTCCTAGTCTGACGGGTATGGATGATCGACAAGATATCTAGCACGTGCGATGGCAACGCAAAGGAAAATTACTAAAGTTCTGAGACGTATCTGTTAATGAGGTTCGGTCAGGTCGATAAGAGAGTCAAAGCTGAAGTGACTTGCAATGAATTGTAAGAAAGGCAGTTATATAAGTCGGGGAGCAGACAATCTTGAGTGCAGCCGTGCAGATCAGCACAGCTATAATGCGAACGTAATCATCAAATCATGGAGCCATAGAACTCGGAAGCCATTAACAGTGGAGGCTGAGAGGCATGGCTGTTATAAATCGCTAGAAAGTGGAGCCACAAGCTGCAGAAGTAACTACTGTTGTTGGGCGTAAAGAGCATAAAAGTAATGACGATCGAAGTAGTGGGGACTTCCTTTGTAATCATTGTTGACATAAATGAATCGTCGTTTATAGCAGAAACGGCCAATTAAGCAATGAACACTGGTTGTTCAATTCTGCTTCTCctttatttttgcatttctttacACATGGCTGGCCTCCAATCtccatattattatttttttttgggtaaaaggcAATAATTATATTGAGCAATGACCAACTGTACAAAAGATCACGGCATtaaaacttacactcaagatGACAAAATCATTATGAGTGGAAAGATGCCGGGATGTAAAAGCCACTAGCCGCGGCAACCAAAATACAGCAAACACAAAGGAGCAAGAGAAAAGCACAGCGTGAACAACCGGTCTCCAGATACAAAATGCCATCGGCTAGGGAAGAGAAACAATCTGCACATACTAGCGAAAGTCGTAGAACCCAAGGCCCGAGTAAAAAACACGCACCAATTGAAAGTAGGAAGGCGACTAAGGGTCCCCAGAGAAGATGATCGGGTCAATGCCCCAACTCCACTGCAACCTTCTATTCCTAAAGTTATCTTCCATGTTCCTAAAACTGATAGCCTTATCTCTAACCACTTTAAAAAGATGGTTCTTCATAGCCGGGATGACAAGTGGCTATTATCTTAAAATAATGCTATTCCtgtttttccaaataatatgaCACGAcgcttcaaaggaaaaaagggcTATGCACTTATAAAATTCCTTGCCGGCGGCCCAACGGAGATTCTCCTCCCAAGACCTGTTATGCCAAGGCAGATTACATCTAgccgcccaaaagaaagcaagccTGGTCATGACACGACACCCAAAAAATAGATGGTCAATAGAATCAAGTATATCACTGTAGAAAACACAAGAACCACTATCTATTTTGCCATAAGACAATAAAAGCGCTTGGGTGGGAAGCCTGCGCCTGGCCATAACCCAAAGGTTTACTTGATACCGTGGTGTAATTGCATTGTTCCAAGCGAATGCATGCCAATGGACCTGAGTCCTCATCCGCCTGAAGGTCTCCCAAGCCGTAGCAACAGTGAACCGGCTTGATGAACTCTCCCTCCAGCAAAAACAATCTGAGTTTTGAGATAGGCTTGGGAGGGGGTGCTCCCACGATTCAAGCACCAACCGAAGAAGCTGCCCAGCATCAAAGAAAAATCTGCCACTGTTGCCTGCCTAGAAAGTTCAGAACTATAGATAATCGAGTCCGAAAAGATTAAGTTTAGGGGACCCTTAGGGTGCTAGTTGTCAAACCAAACAGAGGCTAGGAGGCCATTCCCAATTCTCCAAAAGAAAGCATTTTGGACCTCGCACTTGAAAGATaggattttcttccaagcccaagaacaaaAGGTGGGTTTTTTAGCAACCCAAAAGTTCCTTGTTTTTAAAAACGTGGAATGAATCCACTTGCATCAAAATGCTTCATTGTTTGAAAACAAAAGCTAGATACGTTTCAGCATGGCGGCCTTGTTGCAATCCCGATGCCTTCGGATACCGCCTCCCTTCTCTTTTGGAAGGCACACATCATCCCAGGCAACCCTAGGACCCCCTCTACCCAATTATGGGCATTTCCATAGAAATTGTCTGAGGACTTTCTCAATCTGGTCCAACACAGctataagtaaaataaaaacactCGCCCAATAGGCTTGGATAGCATGAAGGACTGACCTGATCCTATCTCCATATTTTTACTTTCTCGTCAATTCGTGTTTTCCATCCAAGAATCAATAAATGACCCTTCACACTCTTTCGTGATCCTATCTCCATATTTTTACTTTCTCGTCAATTCGTGTTTTCCATCCAAGAATCAATAAATGACCCTTCACACTCTTTCGTGTTTCCAACTGGATCCACACTTTGAAAGGCTTTTTATCCgtaactttttgaagattgccCACGAAACACCCACAAACTCATGATCGGGATGGAAATTAGGGACAGGGTGACCGAACATGTGATTGAGGGCGACCAATCCCGgtcaaagagaaaaaatcacCGACGCTGGGGGATCGGCCCTCACTTGTTAGACGAGCATGCATATACTCTGGCTGTCGGTGGCACAACTTACGCTTGTTGAGAATGCAACGCTGCAAATGCTTAAAAGGaagcagcaagaagaagaaactcaGCAACGAAAGTCAACTAGaacagaggaaacagaggaTTGGCGCAAAGAAGGAGCAAGTGTAAAGCTACGTCGTTTGCCTCGCAGAAGTTATTTCCTGTACACATATGCTTgagctcttttttctttacgTTATGTGTGTGTGCTGAGCTGTCATTCAAGGAGTGGTTGGTTTAGATCTAGAAGTTTTCCTCTATTGTTATATAAAAGCTTGTAAAAACAAAACAGATGAGATCGTGCTCTCGGATGGAAAAAGATCAAGTGAAAAGAAAGACGAAGATGAGCTCCACGAACGCTCTCTTCTCGTTCAGCTTCATTTGCTTCGTATTTAGttttcttcatggtatcgaGCCACTTCTCTGAGAGCACGATGATCGCGACAAGCAGCCGTGAGTTCGACGGTGACGCTCGCGGCCTTCATCGAGTAACGATCGTCTCCGTGGTGACGAGATGTTGTCGTCATGGAGGATCAAGATGGTATAGTTGCAGGCGAGCTTTCCAAAGGACATCGTTTACGGTAGAAGAGGTGGTCCGGCGAGAATTTGAGGGGACAAAGGAAGCGATTCTCTTCGGTTACAGTCGCTCGAAAGCACGCGCCGCTTCCTCCAGCGTGCTGAAAGTGTAGAGCCGCACGAACTTCTTCGTCCCGGGGTTTCAGATCTCAGCCGTGCTTCTCTGAAATACGCATTGATTCATGGCTGCAAGAACTCTCAAATTTCCTTTTCCTATTCACGTaaacttgagcaattttgtcACGATTAAGCTCACTGaagataattttcttctttggcaagCTCGGTTTCTCGATTTCTTCGAGTCGGGAGCTGTTTGGGTTTGTCAATGGTGAGATTTCTCCACCATCACAGAAGATACGAGTAGATGTCGACGGTAAGATGGTTGAAGAACCAAACCCTGATTATGCAGATTGGATCATAACCGATCAGCTAATTTCCTCGTGGATCAGTGGAGCAGTATCTGAGAATATCCTGGGGCTGATTATTGGATTGGAAACATCTTGTGAGGTATGGCAAACTTTGTTGAACCAATTTACACAGAAGTCTGTAGCTAGAGAATTCAAGCTAAGAGGGAAACTTCAAGCATGTCAAAAACGAAGTAGGCCATTATCTGAATACTTGAGAGAATATAAACTGATTTGCGACCAGTTGAACGCAATAGGTAAGCCTTTGGATGACATAACAAAAGTGTTCAGAGTCTTGGAAGGGTTA harbors:
- the LOC120290330 gene encoding 4-hydroxyphenylpyruvate dioxygenase-like — its product is MGKQNDGVTNGSDDFKLVGFSNFVGSNPRSDRFPARHFHHVEFWCTDATSASRRFSWGLGMPVVAKSDLSTGNATHASYLCRSGDLCLLFTAPYSPSIATSDGLEPSSMASLPSFSYSACVAFATKHGLGVRAIAVEVEDAAGAFHISITHGARPVSPPVVLDGAATIAEVHLYGDVVLRYVSYKTPASNRNNSSPDSWFLPRFKPLDEVSSFPLDFGIRRLDHVVGSVHKLSPVVSYLKRFTGFHEFAEFTKDDIGTDESGLNSVTLANNDETVLLPTTEPVFGTKRRSPIQTYLEHNEGPGVQHLALMSEDIFWTLKEMRKQSAVGGFEFMPPPPPTYYRNLKGRVGDVLTDEQIKECKELGIMVDRDDEGTLLQIFTKPVGDRPTIFIEIIQRVGCMLTDDHGKLYQKGACGGFGKGNFSELFKSLEEYEKTLDAQRVAALASA